gggcgcctgggtggcgcagtcgttaagcgtccgacttcagccaggtcacgatctcgcggtctgtgagttcgagccccgcgtcaggctctgggctgatggctcagagcctggagcctgtttcggattctgtgtctccctctctctgcccctcccccgttcatgctctgtctctctctgtcccaaaaataaataaaaaacgttgaaaaaaaaaattaaaaaaaaaagaagtagaaatgtTTTCATCGATTTCCTATCGATTAAACTTACCACATTTTGGCTGAAATTGAGACTTCCCCATATTATCATTCCAGAGACACCCAGAGAAACAGTTTCACCGATTGTATTCACGAGGTCACCCTGGCAAAGTGACAGAAAGagttaacagaaataaaatagaaatgttatgCATAGGACAGTAACATCAAagcaataatttaaatattttcccactATCTATTTCTATCTTTCATGCCACCACTACCCTACTAtaacaaaaatagatttttctgttattattttaattgcttattgACAAAAGGGCGGAcccatgaaataaaaagaaagggaactGAATTACTACATCGTCTGTGCTATCTAGTTTTTTCATTGTTGCTAAGATATTATATGATTacactaaaatgaaatatattcttatataagaaatatattcttattCACATAATAATGCAGAACTACCACCTGTGTGCATATTCCTAAAGGATATTTAAAGCCAAATTTCACTCCCTTCAAAAATAATGTTGAATTCCCTAGACACCATTTGTGAACACTGATTCATAGCCCTTACACCTTGATTTACTCACctcagaaagatattttaaatccaAGTCAGTAAAAACTGGACGGGTATAGACAAAAACCGGAAGTGGCTGTTTAGCACTGGATACTTTAGAAACCCGAATGGCTTCCTGAACACGATTACGGACAAAGAGAGAGGCATTTGGAGAAGATTTGAATTTGCTATTCAAATAAATGGATGGGAAAAGGGCCGTGCTTTCATTCCACAACCAGTTGAGCtcatcatttcttttatattctacATCAGGGCAACTTCCATCGTAACTGGGATTCTTAATATTATGATTGTAACAATCAGGAAAAAGATAGTAACCCCATAAATAATTTGGCCGAAGGGATTTTCCCAATTTTAAAGTCTTTAGCATGAAACACTTTCCTGCGTTTTCAAAATCTACTTTGGCTCTCTCGGCTGCTTCTGTGTCATTAAGTTGTACATGTTGATGCTGAACCAATTCAATAGACAGACGCTTGTAAATATCTTTAGGTTTCCAGTTTCTTGCCCAGATAGGCCTCCAGTTTTCCCAGTCAATGACAGCCAAGCCCACACCTTCTGTGTCTATGTAATGGGAAATGTCATTCTTGGCTTTGTGCAAGTGCTTTTGTAGGGATCCCAACTGAGGGATTCCTCCGTGTATACTTTGGCCAGTCTTTTCACTTATGTGAGGATAGTAACCAAGTCTATCAGCATAAAATAATGTAATGGCTTGTCCAGTGGCACTTTTTAGGGGGCTTCCTGTTATAGAGAAAAGGCTCAGATCTAGCTGCACATTAAACTGTGTAGCACAACGTTCAGTTGGGACATTCCAGCCCCAGAGGAAAGAAATAGTTGGGATTAAAGGGGGTGCTGTGAAATCCTGAGTCAAGCAACACGGAATCAGAAGGAAGGTAAACACTGCCTGTGT
This DNA window, taken from Neofelis nebulosa isolate mNeoNeb1 chromosome 4, mNeoNeb1.pri, whole genome shotgun sequence, encodes the following:
- the SPAM1 gene encoding hyaluronidase PH-20, translating into MGMLMFKRIFFRSFVESSGATQAVFTFLLIPCCLTQDFTAPPLIPTISFLWGWNVPTERCATQFNVQLDLSLFSITGSPLKSATGQAITLFYADRLGYYPHISEKTGQSIHGGIPQLGSLQKHLHKAKNDISHYIDTEGVGLAVIDWENWRPIWARNWKPKDIYKRLSIELVQHQHVQLNDTEAAERAKVDFENAGKCFMLKTLKLGKSLRPNYLWGYYLFPDCYNHNIKNPSYDGSCPDVEYKRNDELNWLWNESTALFPSIYLNSKFKSSPNASLFVRNRVQEAIRVSKVSSAKQPLPVFVYTRPVFTDLDLKYLSEGDLVNTIGETVSLGVSGMIIWGSLNFSQNVQSCTELDSYMKNTLNPYLINVTLAAKMCNQVLCQERGVCARKNWNSSDYLHLNPVSFTIQLEKSGNYTVHGKPTLEDLQEFSNKFYCLCYANVNCKERADMAKIHTVKVCMAEDICIDAFLNAEPSDYHSRWKKHDTLGSILSSILPSTASPCVPGQDLSRCRQARFLARETRADSKTTQVGY